The following coding sequences lie in one Vespula pensylvanica isolate Volc-1 chromosome 7, ASM1446617v1, whole genome shotgun sequence genomic window:
- the LOC122630533 gene encoding protein FAM161A isoform X1, translating into MAEHRGTSFYNSCVKVPIDPCSRQPTPSYERPRSIKSEKQNVTDKGRKINFAADDLPKTESELSSPRENLEGFLEFLESIPDYKQIHHLSNEQFRQKVEYLKRKQRLYLKNLKNIFDEPEKDTSRISSRSNRNTKIMQDDFNELRLNGKKCYIEESRTNSPILYPSGNFSGLMEDQDLLTYRFKDKEAKSIRNKEIHTANKGWSTWSESKSNESLNSDSEDSDETKSLPVSGSKEWHPTVPKPFSFTLREEAEKYMTLTEMEANEDSKKESNKKGPSKKRRVRPIPLTSKIPLYDKLLAEKEERSRIVREESALNLLSQVRPFKLECDRRAWRSLTRSSPDICGKKSRSTSRFKAKPVPKNLFGTEVYDRMLEDEYYRELTKKVRASELMRSSSLPPSMARRERVKSACAHLQNFSNDSTRETIVQSRESSRLSNLTTMTSERSRSALTNLPTRGNNLAAVLRCQASREKLEREIRERMEEKRREQAVKLKENLIGRKPAWRALRSAARHDHERDLDIRTSLRRNEAREQAERHRLQMEMMLDRVTQIPTLFERHSQSFQSLSKLQSKNYATNMQRKKHKRIPKRDNSSGTDSYVSYCSNSRPNSGSLTSSSTILASSSQSSKSSESKESEKSLEKSENSGSKKKGDRGPLKVSIKETAELIEDKLSSEHYSEDRDEDILRSDNDILEK; encoded by the exons ATGGCAGAGCATAGAGGAACATCGTTCTATAATTCTTGCGTGAAAGTACCCATAGATCCATGTAGTAGACAACCGACTCCTTCTTACGAACGTCCACGATCTATCAAAAgcgaaaaacaaaatgttacggacaaaggaagaaaaataaattttgctgCGGATGATTTGCCAAAAACAGAATCGGAATTGTCGAGTCCTCGAGAAAATTTAGAAGGTTTCCTTGAATTTTTGGAGAGTATACCAGATTACAAACAAATACATCATCTGTCTAACGAACAGTTTCGACAAAAGGTGGAATATCTGAAAAGGAAGCAACGACTTTAtttgaagaatttaaaaaatatcttcgacGAACCTGAGAAAGATACGTCAAGAATTTCATCGAGAAGTAATCGTAATACGAAAATTATGCAAGACGATTTCAACGAATTAAGATTGAAtggtaaaaaatgttatatcgaGGAATCGAGAACGAACAGTCCTATACTTTATCCATCCGGTAATTTTTCTGGACTTATGGAAGATCAAGATCTTCTGACATAtag ATTTAAGGATAAAGAAGCCAAAAGTATACGTAACAAAGAAATACATACTGCCAATAAAGGCTGGAGTACATGGAGTGAATCAAAAAGCAATGAAAGTTTAAATAGCGATTCGGAAGATAGCGACGAGACAAAAAGTCTGCCAGTTAGTGGTTCAAAGGAATGGCATCCGACTGTGCCTAAACCGTTTAGCTTCACTCTTAG agAAGAAGCGGAAAAGTATATGACATTGACGGAAATGGAAGCGAATGAAGATTCAAAGAAGGAAAGCAATAAGAAAGGTCCTTCTAAGAAACGTCGCGTCAGACCAATTCCTCTTACCTCTAAAATACCACTTTATGACAAATTACttgcagaaaaagaagaaag AAGTCGCATAGTCCGCGAAGAGAGTGCATTGAACTTATTGTCTCAAGTGCGTCCTTTCAAGCTCGAATGTGACCGAAGAGCGTGGAGATCTTTAACACGATCAAGTCCAGATATATGTGGCAAAAAATCTCGCTCAACTTCAAGATTCAAGGCAAAACCTGTACCTAAAAACCTGTTCGGTACAGAGGTGTATGACCGAATGCTTGAAGATGAATATTATag agaattaacaaaaaaagtgAGGGCATCCGAATTAATGAGATCTTCCTCATTGCCACCTTCAATGGCGAGACGAGAGCGTGTCAAATCTGCATGTGctcatttacaaaatttttctaatgattCGACAAGGGAAACGATTGTTCAAAGTAGAGAATCTTCGCGACTATCAAATCTTACAACAATGACATCAGAGAGATCCAGATCTGCATTGACTAATTTACCAACACGAGGCAACAACTTAGCAGCTGTTCTTAGATGTCAAGCGTCACg aGAAAAGTTAGAACGAGAGATAAGAGAACGAATGGAAGAGAAACGTCGGGAGCAAGctgttaaattaaaagaaaatcttattgGTCGTAAACCCGCGTGGAGAGCGCTGAGATCTGCAGCGAG gCACGATCACGAAAGAGATTTGGATATTCGAACATCCTTGCGTCGTAACGAAGCTCGAGAACAAGCGGAACGTCATCGTCTTCAAATGGAAATGATGTTGGATCGTGTAACACAGATACCAACTCTTTTCGAACGACATTCTCAG AGTTTCCAGTCTTTGTCAAAGCTGCAATCAAAAAATTATGCAACGaatatgcaaagaaaaaaacacaagAGGATACCAAAGAGAGATAATTCCAGTGGCACAGATTCGTACGTAAGTTATTGCAGTAATTCAAGGCCAAATTCGGGATCGCTTACTAGTTCCTCTACTATCCTGGCATCTTCGAGTCAATCATCGAAGTCGTCGGAATCAAAAGAATCTGAAAAATCACTCGAAAAATCTGAAAATTCTggttctaaaaaaaaaggagatcgCGGACCACTTAAAGTATCTATCAAAGAAACGGCAGAATTAATTGAAGATAAATTATCTAGCGAACATTACAGCGAGGATCGCGACGAAGATATATTACGAAGTGATAATGATATtctggaaaaataa
- the LOC122630533 gene encoding protein FAM161A isoform X2, with product MAEHRGTSFYNSCVKVPIDPCSRQPTPSYERPRSIKSEKQNVTDKGRKINFAADDLPKTESELSSPRENLEGFLEFLESIPDYKQIHHLSNEQFRQKVEYLKRKQRLYLKNLKNIFDEPEKDTSRISSRSNRNTKIMQDDFNELRLNGKKCYIEESRTNSPILYPSGNFSGLMEDQDLLTYRFKDKEAKSIRNKEIHTANKGWSTWSESKSNESLNSDSEDSDETKSLPVSGSKEWHPTVPKPFSFTLREEAEKYMTLTEMEANEDSKKESNKKGPSKKRRVRPIPLTSKIPLYDKLLAEKEERSRIVREESALNLLSQVRPFKLECDRRAWRSLTRSSPDICGKKSRSTSRFKAKPVPKNLFGTEVYDRMLEDEYYRELTKKVRASELMRSSSLPPSMARRERVKSACAHLQNFSNDSTRETIVQSRESSRLSNLTTMTSERSRSALTNLPTRGNNLAAVLRCQASREKLEREIRERMEEKRREQAVKLKENLIGRKPAWRALRSAARHDHERDLDIRTSLRRNEAREQAERHRLQMEMMLDRVTQIPTLFERHSQSLSKLQSKNYATNMQRKKHKRIPKRDNSSGTDSYVSYCSNSRPNSGSLTSSSTILASSSQSSKSSESKESEKSLEKSENSGSKKKGDRGPLKVSIKETAELIEDKLSSEHYSEDRDEDILRSDNDILEK from the exons ATGGCAGAGCATAGAGGAACATCGTTCTATAATTCTTGCGTGAAAGTACCCATAGATCCATGTAGTAGACAACCGACTCCTTCTTACGAACGTCCACGATCTATCAAAAgcgaaaaacaaaatgttacggacaaaggaagaaaaataaattttgctgCGGATGATTTGCCAAAAACAGAATCGGAATTGTCGAGTCCTCGAGAAAATTTAGAAGGTTTCCTTGAATTTTTGGAGAGTATACCAGATTACAAACAAATACATCATCTGTCTAACGAACAGTTTCGACAAAAGGTGGAATATCTGAAAAGGAAGCAACGACTTTAtttgaagaatttaaaaaatatcttcgacGAACCTGAGAAAGATACGTCAAGAATTTCATCGAGAAGTAATCGTAATACGAAAATTATGCAAGACGATTTCAACGAATTAAGATTGAAtggtaaaaaatgttatatcgaGGAATCGAGAACGAACAGTCCTATACTTTATCCATCCGGTAATTTTTCTGGACTTATGGAAGATCAAGATCTTCTGACATAtag ATTTAAGGATAAAGAAGCCAAAAGTATACGTAACAAAGAAATACATACTGCCAATAAAGGCTGGAGTACATGGAGTGAATCAAAAAGCAATGAAAGTTTAAATAGCGATTCGGAAGATAGCGACGAGACAAAAAGTCTGCCAGTTAGTGGTTCAAAGGAATGGCATCCGACTGTGCCTAAACCGTTTAGCTTCACTCTTAG agAAGAAGCGGAAAAGTATATGACATTGACGGAAATGGAAGCGAATGAAGATTCAAAGAAGGAAAGCAATAAGAAAGGTCCTTCTAAGAAACGTCGCGTCAGACCAATTCCTCTTACCTCTAAAATACCACTTTATGACAAATTACttgcagaaaaagaagaaag AAGTCGCATAGTCCGCGAAGAGAGTGCATTGAACTTATTGTCTCAAGTGCGTCCTTTCAAGCTCGAATGTGACCGAAGAGCGTGGAGATCTTTAACACGATCAAGTCCAGATATATGTGGCAAAAAATCTCGCTCAACTTCAAGATTCAAGGCAAAACCTGTACCTAAAAACCTGTTCGGTACAGAGGTGTATGACCGAATGCTTGAAGATGAATATTATag agaattaacaaaaaaagtgAGGGCATCCGAATTAATGAGATCTTCCTCATTGCCACCTTCAATGGCGAGACGAGAGCGTGTCAAATCTGCATGTGctcatttacaaaatttttctaatgattCGACAAGGGAAACGATTGTTCAAAGTAGAGAATCTTCGCGACTATCAAATCTTACAACAATGACATCAGAGAGATCCAGATCTGCATTGACTAATTTACCAACACGAGGCAACAACTTAGCAGCTGTTCTTAGATGTCAAGCGTCACg aGAAAAGTTAGAACGAGAGATAAGAGAACGAATGGAAGAGAAACGTCGGGAGCAAGctgttaaattaaaagaaaatcttattgGTCGTAAACCCGCGTGGAGAGCGCTGAGATCTGCAGCGAG gCACGATCACGAAAGAGATTTGGATATTCGAACATCCTTGCGTCGTAACGAAGCTCGAGAACAAGCGGAACGTCATCGTCTTCAAATGGAAATGATGTTGGATCGTGTAACACAGATACCAACTCTTTTCGAACGACATTCTCAG TCTTTGTCAAAGCTGCAATCAAAAAATTATGCAACGaatatgcaaagaaaaaaacacaagAGGATACCAAAGAGAGATAATTCCAGTGGCACAGATTCGTACGTAAGTTATTGCAGTAATTCAAGGCCAAATTCGGGATCGCTTACTAGTTCCTCTACTATCCTGGCATCTTCGAGTCAATCATCGAAGTCGTCGGAATCAAAAGAATCTGAAAAATCACTCGAAAAATCTGAAAATTCTggttctaaaaaaaaaggagatcgCGGACCACTTAAAGTATCTATCAAAGAAACGGCAGAATTAATTGAAGATAAATTATCTAGCGAACATTACAGCGAGGATCGCGACGAAGATATATTACGAAGTGATAATGATATtctggaaaaataa